One Xenopus tropicalis strain Nigerian chromosome 8, UCB_Xtro_10.0, whole genome shotgun sequence genomic window carries:
- the LOC105948230 gene encoding alpha-1-antitrypsin yields MKTLFLFVILLPVMFATEHSLFNKTNLKMKEEHHEHKIREAQETIIQANRHFAINMFKHIASESPKNIVFSPVSIYAAFAMLSIGARSKTERGILESLSFNQTHYPDQIHPGFKDFLLALNKPKPNLQVSTGNVLFVKDKLEILKSFLQKVKHHYQAEIFTSNFKNPKEAKEQINDYVKNKTNGKIEELVQDLDIETQLLVINYILFEGKWESPFSPESTHQSKFSIDNATTVEVPMMSRTGIYNIYEDNKIPCIVFQLPYKDNATMLLIVPKLGKLQEVEEALSDETITRWESSGAKRRIEINMPKFSTSSSLKLKKILSDMGMSIIFTDEADFSGITEDVNLKVSKVIHKAILNVNEEGTEAAAATATIETVPIMLYPSYSVDRPFLALLYCKDTKTILFMSRVVNPLEK; encoded by the exons ATGAAAACTCTATTTCTGTTTGTGATATTGTTGCCTGTGATGTTCGCTACAGAACACAGCCTCTTTAACAAAACAAATCTCAAGATGAAGGAGGAACACCATGAACACAAAATCAGAGAGGCACAAGAAACAATAATACAAGCAAACAGGCATTTTGCTATAAATATGTTTAAACATATTGCTTCTGAATccccaaaaaacattgttttttctcCTGTTTCTATTTATGCAGCCTTTGCCATGTTATCTATTGGTGCTAGATCTAAAACAGAGAGAGGAATTCTAGAAAGTCTGAGTTTCAACCAAACCCATTACCCAGACCAAATTCATCCAGGCTTTAAAGATTTTCTCTTAGCATTAAATAAGCCAAAACCCAATCTACAGGTCAGCACTGGCAATGTCCTTTTTGTTAAAGATAAGCTTGAAATACTAAAAAGCTTTTTGCAGAAAGTGAAACATCACTACCAGGCAGAGATTTTTACCTCTAACTTCAAAAACCCTAAAGAAGCCAAGGAACAAATCAAtgactatgtaaagaacaaaacCAATGGGAAGATAGAGGAGCTGGTGCAAGACCTTGATATTGAAACTCAGCTTCTTGTCATCAACTACATTTTGTTTGAAG GAAAATGGGAATCACCTTTCAGTCCTGAATCAACACATCAAAGTAAGTTCTCTATTGATAATGCTACAACTGTGGAGGTTCCAATGATGTCCCGCACAGGCATCTATAACATTTATGAGGACAATAAGATTCCATGCATTGTTTTTCAACTGCCATACAAGGATAATGCTACCATGTTGCTCATTGTACCAAAACTGGGAAAATTACAAGAAGTTGAAGAGGCATTGTCTGACGAAACAATAACAAGATGGGAAAGTTCAGGGGCTAAAAG ACGGATAGAGATTAATATGCCGAAGTTCTCAACCAGCTCTTCTCTTAAACTGAAAAAGATTCTCAGTGATATGGGAATGAGCATTATATTCACAGATGAGGCAGATTTCTCTGGAATTACAGAAGATGTCAATCTCAAAGTGTCAAAA GTTATCCATAAAGCTATTCTGAATGTTAACGAGGAAGGAACAGAAGCGGCTGCAGCCACAGCCACAATTGAAACTGTGCCTATCATGTTATATCCCTCCTACAGTGTTGACAGGCCATTCCTGGCGTTACTCTACTGCAAAGACACAAAGACAATACTCTTTATGTCCAGAGTTGTCAACCCACTagagaaataa